The following are from one region of the Isoalcanivorax indicus genome:
- a CDS encoding rhomboid family intramembrane serine protease, whose product MIELARFRHAQPAHLLVAALRGDGIAARVRDEQGEVVLYLQDAARFDEARALVELFLRNPADPRFAGAAWQASAPAQARQDGDRGDLDQPPLFSGAWLSSMGPVTRAVLGVTLVVFLAQQFMGPTVYRYLMFPESLGMLALEPWRAVTPMLLHFGLLHLAFNLLWWMELGRIIERFQSGPQLVGVTLVTAVVSAMAQFLASGPAFGGLSGVVYGLLGYLWIYGKVNPQAGYGLRREIVLFMLAWLVICYVGLAGIVANEAHLFGLLSGCALGAATGWYRREKYYRR is encoded by the coding sequence ATGATTGAACTGGCCCGTTTCAGACATGCCCAGCCCGCCCATCTGCTGGTAGCGGCCTTGCGCGGCGACGGTATCGCCGCACGGGTTCGCGACGAGCAGGGCGAGGTGGTGCTGTATTTGCAGGATGCTGCTCGTTTTGATGAAGCGCGCGCCCTGGTGGAACTGTTTCTGCGGAACCCGGCTGATCCGCGTTTTGCTGGCGCGGCCTGGCAGGCGAGTGCGCCGGCGCAAGCCCGTCAGGACGGGGACCGCGGCGATCTGGACCAGCCGCCGCTGTTCAGCGGCGCCTGGCTGTCGAGCATGGGCCCGGTGACCCGGGCGGTGCTCGGCGTCACGCTGGTGGTGTTCCTGGCGCAGCAGTTCATGGGCCCCACGGTCTACCGCTACCTGATGTTCCCGGAATCGCTGGGCATGCTGGCGCTGGAGCCCTGGCGTGCCGTCACGCCCATGCTACTGCATTTCGGCCTGCTGCATCTGGCCTTCAACCTGCTCTGGTGGATGGAGCTGGGGCGCATCATTGAGCGCTTCCAGTCCGGGCCGCAGCTGGTCGGGGTGACGCTGGTGACGGCGGTCGTGTCGGCCATGGCGCAATTTCTCGCCTCCGGTCCCGCCTTTGGTGGCCTGTCGGGGGTGGTCTACGGGTTACTCGGGTATCTGTGGATCTACGGCAAGGTCAATCCGCAGGCGGGATACGGGCTGCGCCGCGAGATCGTGCTGTTCATGCTGGCCTGGCTGGTGATCTGTTATGTCGGTCTGGCGGGCATTGTGGCCAACGAGGCGCACCTGTTTGGCCTGCTGAGCGGCTGTGCACTGGGCGCGGCGACGGGCTGGTACCGGCGCGAAAAGTACTACCG
- a CDS encoding aminopeptidase, which yields MRSLRRCLVIAMLLVLSGCQAGYYMHLARGHGELMRARTPVEQVLADPDTPVSVRERLARTEAMLVFAENELALPVDNAYRSYVTLDRGFVVWNLFAAPEFSLSPRTWCFPVAGCTSYRGFFDLARAEREAERLRAQGYDVYGGGAIAYSTLGWFADPLTTPMLAGNEAQVADLLFHELAHRRFYLRGDTRFNESLATTVGREGARRWLAAQGDPALIDEITLSAALRARVLAMVSDARADLARLYASEEEPARLRAGKQTIQARLRDTFEQAREAEPALGRYANWFAGPLNNAQLNTFSDYNDWVPAFDALLLDCGGHWSCFWREVERIAALPAEQRIVVMEALREAQDD from the coding sequence ATGAGATCCCTGAGACGCTGCCTGGTGATCGCCATGCTGCTGGTGTTGAGCGGCTGCCAGGCGGGCTATTACATGCATCTGGCGCGCGGGCATGGCGAGTTGATGCGTGCCCGCACGCCGGTGGAGCAGGTGCTGGCTGACCCGGACACCCCGGTTTCCGTGCGCGAGCGCCTGGCGCGCACCGAGGCGATGCTGGTCTTTGCCGAGAATGAACTGGCGCTGCCGGTCGATAACGCCTATCGCAGCTACGTGACCCTGGATCGCGGCTTCGTGGTCTGGAATCTGTTTGCCGCCCCCGAATTTTCCCTGAGCCCGCGCACCTGGTGTTTTCCGGTGGCGGGGTGCACCAGCTATCGTGGCTTCTTTGACCTGGCGCGTGCCGAGCGCGAGGCCGAGCGTTTGCGCGCTCAGGGGTATGATGTCTACGGTGGCGGTGCCATTGCCTATTCCACGCTCGGCTGGTTTGCCGATCCGCTGACCACACCCATGCTGGCCGGTAATGAAGCCCAGGTGGCCGACCTGTTGTTTCATGAACTGGCCCACCGGCGTTTCTATCTGCGCGGTGATACGCGTTTCAACGAGAGTCTGGCCACCACGGTGGGCCGCGAGGGCGCCCGCCGCTGGCTCGCCGCGCAGGGAGATCCTGCGCTGATTGACGAGATCACCCTGTCGGCCGCGTTGCGCGCCCGGGTGCTGGCCATGGTCAGCGACGCCCGGGCCGACCTGGCGCGGCTGTACGCCAGCGAAGAAGAGCCGGCCCGTCTGCGTGCTGGCAAGCAGACCATACAGGCGCGCTTGCGTGACACCTTCGAGCAGGCGCGTGAGGCCGAGCCCGCGCTGGGGCGCTACGCCAACTGGTTTGCCGGGCCCTTGAATAATGCCCAGCTCAACACCTTCAGTGACTACAATGACTGGGTGCCGGCATTTGACGCCCTGCTGCTCGATTGTGGTGGACACTGGTCGTGCTTCTGGCGGGAGGTGGAACGGATCGCCGCGCTGCCTGCCGAACAACGTATCGTAGTCATGGAGGCCCTTCGGGAAGCTCAGGATGATTGA